In one Corallococcus silvisoli genomic region, the following are encoded:
- a CDS encoding DNA/RNA non-specific endonuclease, whose protein sequence is MRIVNKLPIAAVFALLLGGCGASETDLGGEDVASQLEQDFGGPSGLMEFFDSHTEQEIREAMKPYGVGYTLHGGVTQAVISDCPKYFPAGDRNIWHNFDGEYYFIDSAGRPNRAYKNLPPIVAAPRVDSCQTNVGQWGDAEDPSNDYDGGHLIGSQLGGWGGRANLVPQDANFNRGNWLQLENKMAKCGSLPSNRLRYTIGANYPNSTALVPNNMTMELRNQSSGATVSMSFSNTDSGGSNGTSERTKGVNWLASQGCN, encoded by the coding sequence ATGCGCATCGTGAACAAGCTTCCCATCGCGGCGGTGTTTGCCCTGTTGCTCGGCGGTTGCGGAGCGTCGGAGACGGACCTGGGCGGCGAAGACGTCGCGAGTCAGCTCGAGCAGGACTTCGGCGGCCCGAGCGGTCTCATGGAGTTCTTCGACAGCCACACGGAGCAGGAGATCCGGGAGGCGATGAAGCCGTACGGCGTTGGATACACCCTCCATGGAGGCGTCACCCAGGCGGTGATCAGCGACTGTCCGAAGTACTTCCCGGCGGGTGACCGGAACATCTGGCACAACTTCGACGGCGAGTACTACTTCATCGACAGCGCGGGCCGGCCGAACCGGGCCTACAAGAACCTGCCACCGATTGTCGCCGCGCCGCGCGTCGACTCCTGTCAGACGAACGTGGGGCAGTGGGGCGACGCGGAAGACCCCAGCAACGATTATGACGGGGGACACCTCATCGGCTCGCAGCTCGGGGGCTGGGGCGGGCGGGCGAACCTGGTGCCTCAGGATGCCAACTTCAACCGTGGCAACTGGCTGCAGTTGGAGAACAAGATGGCCAAGTGCGGGAGCCTGCCGAGCAACCGGCTGCGCTACACCATCGGTGCGAACTACCCGAACTCCACCGCGCTCGTCCCCAACAACATGACGATGGAGCTCCGGAACCAGTCCTCGGGCGCCACCGTGTCCATGTCCTTCTCGAACAC